AACCGTTATTAACAGCCAATAATCGCGCATCGTTGATGGAATCTAAACTGCAACAACCGGTTTCTTTTTTTGATCCACCAACGCCTGCATAATCCCAAGTTTTCATCGTAATCCCAATTACATCGTAACCTTGCTCATGCAATAATAAAGCCGCCACAGAACTGTCAATTCCGCCGCTCATTGCCACCAACACTTTTCCTTTTTTGTTCATTTTAAAATTCTTATTTCGGCTGATCTTCTTTGTTTTGTTCTTCTTTCAATTCGTAATCTTTTTTCAATTTATCTTGTTCTTCCTGCGTAATTACGACTTGTCCTTTCGTGATGTGTCCCATATTAAACGTTTGTTTATTTAACACCGTGCCATCATCCTTATAGAAAATCCATTCTCCATTTTTAACATCGTTTTTATAAATTCCTTGCGCAGCAATTTTTACTCCGTCTGGATAAAAAAAAGTTACTCTTCCATCCAGTGAATCGTTTTGATATCTCCCCAAAGATTTAATAGCTCCGTTTTCAAAATACTGTCGCCAAATACCATTTTGTTTTCCGTTTAACCAAGTACGTTCTTCGTTTACTTGTCCATTTGGATAAAATATTTTACAAACACCATTTTTCAGGCCGTTTAGATAATTTTCGGTTGAAACTACCGGTCCGTATGGATCGTAATAACACCAAGTGCTGTCTTTTTTCTCTTGAGTATAAAAACCTTTTGCCATCAAATTTCCCCCAGGGAAATACATCGTTGCTTTTGCTTTTCCATCCGTGCCATTGCCATAATCCAATACAGCTTGAATGGTATCTCGCGAATAATAATAAACGAAATCACCAACGGGTTGATCATCTACAAAATAGCCTTTATAGCGCATCGCTCCGTTTGGATAATTCTTTTTCCAAGCACCTTGTTTTTTTCCATTTGCGTCAATTCTATTAAGTGTTTTGGCAGTATCAGCATAAACGGTAAATGCTTTCAAGCTGTCCATTAAAAAATATTGCAATGAATCTTTTTTCGTCTGTCCATAAATTTTTTTTTCGGAAGCCAAAAAAGCGAGTAACAGTAATAAAATATAAATTCTTTTCATACAAAAATGCTTTTTACAAAGATACAAAATAATTTTTCGGAGTGCTTCGTTTAAAAAGAGAGTAGAAAGTAGGCAATTTGCTGAAGAAATAAAGGGCTTCGAAAAAATAATTTTTTGAAACCTTTTTTAGTGCTGTAATTTAAAAAGGAATTGTACTACAGACCGCCACCTTTTTTTGGATCAACAAATAAATTATCATTTTTTGTTTTCGGATTTTTTGCATCCACTTCTTTCACATAATTCCAAATTCCATTTTTAAATTTAATGCCGTCTACGCGGAAACTGGGCGCATAAAACTGATATTGTCCATCCATTCCTTCTTCATAAGGCGCGAGGTAATCAAACAAAATCATGCCCGATTTTTCATCGTATTTCAGCGACATCGTCGCATTGGCAGAATATTGAAAAATCATTCTTTTCGGATACCGTTTTTCTATTTTAAAAA
Above is a window of Bacteroidia bacterium DNA encoding:
- a CDS encoding toxin-antitoxin system YwqK family antitoxin: MKRIYILLLLLAFLASEKKIYGQTKKDSLQYFLMDSLKAFTVYADTAKTLNRIDANGKKQGAWKKNYPNGAMRYKGYFVDDQPVGDFVYYYSRDTIQAVLDYGNGTDGKAKATMYFPGGNLMAKGFYTQEKKDSTWCYYDPYGPVVSTENYLNGLKNGVCKIFYPNGQVNEERTWLNGKQNGIWRQYFENGAIKSLGRYQNDSLDGRVTFFYPDGVKIAAQGIYKNDVKNGEWIFYKDDGTVLNKQTFNMGHITKGQVVITQEEQDKLKKDYELKEEQNKEDQPK
- a CDS encoding tRNA 2-thiouridine(34) synthase MnmA, producing MNKKGKVLVAMSGGIDSSVAALLLHEQGYDVIGITMKTWDYAGVGGSKKETGCCSLDSINDARLLAVNNGFPHYILDIRNEFGNFIIDNFVEEYLAGRTPNPCVLCNTH